The following is a genomic window from Candidatus Poribacteria bacterium.
ACTCCTATTGGTTTGGGTCACACTTGTGGTCTTTATGCCGAGCACCCTCGCGTCTATCGCGGGTGGCTCTTCATCGCCCAGACCTACTTTTGGATTTTCGGAACGCTCCAGTCAACTTCACGATGAACTTGACAAGAAATATAGTGCTCGTATCCATGATGCCGGCGAGGATTCAACAAAAAGATTACAATTGTTAGGCGAGTTCGTTACCAAAGACGCAGAAGGGCAGGAACAGCTGCACGAAGAACGCTTAAAGCAGCGGATTGCCCAAGTCAAAAAGGCGCGTGCTATCACCCGTTTTTCACCTGTTACGATTGTGCAGCACCTCCTTGAATCTTTCGCTGGCACAGGTTTTGAGCGACATCTGCAATTCTTAGAGAACGCCAAATCTCATGCCCGACAGTTCCGGACATTTATCGTTGACACCGATAGAGAGGACCCAGATAGCCTTCATTTTTTAGGTGTTCGTGCAGGTATGTCAGGGAAATCTGTCAGTCCAGAAGCCGTTCCCAAATTTGAAGATACGCTCAGCCTGAGTCATGATTTTAACACAGCGGCGATGGATCTGTTGTTATTAACGCTGTTCGTCGTCGTTTTGTTAGCGGGTGCGTATCTTGCGTTTGTGCGCGTTGAGGTGTGATTTCTAATGCTTAAAACACTCATTCGTAGGGAACTGCTTGACAATCTAATGACGTTCCGTTTCGCAGCGGTCCTGCTCATCACGCTGTTGCTCGTTGTCGCAAACACAGTCGTGCTTGTCCAAGATTACGAACAACGTTTGGAGAGTTACAATGATGCCGTCAAAATGCATCGTCAGGACCTACGCAATTCCAAAACCTATTCTACTGCATATCTGTTCGTTGACCGGGCACCGAATCCGTTGAGTATTTTCAATATCGGATTAGATAAACGTTTGGGAAACCTCATCGGTATCTATCACGGGTTTATGCCGACACTCTGGGATGCCCAAATGCACGGCACGGACAACCCGTTTATCGCTTTCTTTTCTTCAATTGATATTGTCTTTGTCTTTGAGGTTATCCTCAGCCTAATGGGGTTGATATTCGCTTACGATGCGATTGCGGGCGAACGTGAACGCGGCACGTTACGTCTTGTTCTCGCACAGCCTATTGGGCGTGGGCAGATCTTACTTGCGAAATATATCAGTACGATGGCGTGTCTGTTAGTTCCTTTGATATTGAGTCTGCTTTTTGCTCTGTTGTTCTTAACGCGTTCGATTCCGTTGTCAATCGCTGATTTTCTCCGTGTCGCCGGGATTGTTTTTACATCGTTTGCGTATCTATCGTTGTTCTACCTCATTGGATTGCTGATTTCCGTAGCGACGCGTAGAACCGGCACTGCCCTCATGCTCGCGATGTTTGTATGGGGGTTTTTGGTACTCGTGTATCCGAATTTGATTCGGGTAACGGTTAATCCTGGAGGCGACATCCAAGCGCGGGTGAAGACTGCCCAGAACCAGATTCAACAGATTTTAGATACATACGAGCGGGAACGTCAAAAGTTCCTTGAAAAAGAGGGAATCGCTGGCGAGACATCGGAATTCAGCAAGGCGTTAGGATTTTATCACCAGGCGGATGTGGATCCAGTAACCCTGATGACTTATATTGAAAATATGAGTGTTATTTCAGAAATTCGTCCGGACTTTGAGAAGTACGTTCCCGTCGCTAAGCGGTATTACAATTTCGTTGAACCGTTGGTTACCCAAACAGTAGAAAAGGCGTGGCGCGTCCGCAAGCAGGCACTTGATGAAATTTACGTCCGACAAGCCACAACAGATAGGATATTGTTGAAACTCTCACCGATAGGTATCTATGACGCTGCGACGCAGGCATGGGCAGGGACTGACCTATCTGGCCTCAGAGATTTTTTCGATACAGCGCGACGTTACCGAAAAGTTGTGATTGACTATCTCTACGCGAAAGATGCGTTTTCGTCAAGAGAGTGGTTTGTCGCCGATAAAGGTGCTGTGGATTGGAGCACACTCCCTCAGTTTACTTTTGAAAGAAGTGATGTCTGGACGAATGCAAAACGGGCATTACCAGACCTGTTTCTCCTGCTTATCGCCAACCTTGTCTTGTTCATGGGGATCGTTCTTATTTTTATCAAAAGTGAGGTGTGAAGTAGTTTCCAGTTTCCAGTTTTCAGTTAATACCCTCTTTTGACTGATTAATGTATAGATGATTCTAAAACCTACCATAGGAGAAAAGATGCAGGATTTTAAGAAATTGCAAGTTTGGCAAAAATCTCATGATTTAACTTTGAGGATGTATGAGTTGACATCTCGATTTCCTCGCGAAGAAATGTATGGGCTGACAAACCAAATCCGTCGTGCGTGTGCATCGATGCCAACAAATATCGCTGAAGGCTGTGGCAGGGGCAGCTCTGCTGACTTTGCGCGTTTCCTTCACATAGCAATGGGTTCAGCAAATGAAACAGAATATCTCATTCTCCTTGCTCGCGACCTCAAGTACCTTGATACAGATCTGTTTGCTGGGTTAATGGACACAATAGTTGAGGTGAGGAAGATGCTAACCTCTTTACTGCGGAGGCTGAAAACTGAAAACTGTTAACTGGTTACTTATGTGGCATATTGCAAAGCGTGAACTCTATGACAATCTGAATAGCCTCCGTTTCGCATTGGCGACGGTACTGTTGTTGGCATTGATGCTGACCAACGCGATCCTGTATCTGCGCGAACATCCAGCGCGGGCACAGGCATATCACAACGCGGCTGCTGATGCTATAAAAACATTAGAGTCGCGCAGCACCAGTTTATATCGCGTCGCGACACAAGGACCTGGCGATCTCCATAAAGCACCTTCACCGCTCCGTTTCTGTGCTGAAGGTGATGAGGCGTTCCTACCGACGCGCGCCAGCGGAGCGAACTATGGTCGCCGCATCGCCAACAGGGCACTCGTCTGGCGGATGTTCTATCCACAAGAGACACCAAATCTCCGCAATATCCGTCCCGATTTCACAACACTGGATTGGGCGTTCATCGTCGGTTATGTGCTGAGTTTTATTGCACTTTTGTTCACTTTCGATTCGATCTCTGGTGAATTAGAACGCGGAACGTTGCGGTTGACATTGGCAAACTCCATCCCACGGCACATTGTCTTGGTTGGGAAGTTTTTAGGCGCGTTCATCAGCATTAATATTCCATTTGCGATTGCAGTGTTAATGAACCTAATCTTAATCTCTACCTCAGACGCGGTACAGCTCAATGCCGAGGCGTGGGGACGTTTAGGCATCTTGTACGGTATCGTTGTTCTCTATACGTGTCTCTTTATCGCTTTAGGTCTTCTCGTCTCAGCCGCGGTACGAGAGAGTGGTGTGAGTCTCGTTGTGCTGTTGTTAATCTGGGTGAGTTTTGTGGTGTTTATGCCGAATACGTTGGCATCTATTGGGAGTCGAACGTCAGTACCGATCGCTTATATGGAATTTTGGACCCAGCGCATTCGGCTTGCAGATGAGGCACGTGCGGCATACCGAGATAAATATGGGGACTCACAAACGCCGCCACCGGTGCACGTACTCGGCGAGTATGTTACCACAGAAGCCGAAGAGTATGAACGCTATAATGAGGCATATTTAAAACAACAAATTGCACAAGGAAAGCGTGCACGTGCGATAACCCGTATTTCACCGACAGCGATTACGCAACGCCTCTTTGAATCTTTTGCCGGAACGGGGTTTGAACGGCATCTGCAATTTATTGAGAATGTGCAGCGTTACGCCCGTGAATACCGAGAGTTCGTTATTGATACCGATAGAGCAGATCCAGAAAGTCTTCATGTCGTTGGGATTCAAGAGGGTATGTCGCAGAAGCCTGTCAGTCCGGAGGCGATTCCCAAATTTAAAGACACACTCAGCCTCAACCGTGATTTCAACACTGCAGCGGCAGATCTACTGTTGCTGGTGTTGTTCCTTGGGGTGCTTGTGTCGGGGGCGCATCTCGCCTTTGTCCGTCTTGAGATTTGAATGCGGTAAATAAGGATCTGAATGATGCTTCTTAGAAATCTGAATCGCTTGCTTTTTCAAAATTTTTCGTGTATACTTTATGATAAGTAAACCTGAAACTTGCCAATGAGGGAACAGCAATGAACGACTACACGGGCATTATTACCGTTGAACCGGGCAAACGCAGCGGACAACCCTGCATTCGGGGTATGCGGATCACCGTTTACGATATCTTTGAATATCTTGCATCCGGTATGACAGTGGCGGAAATTCTTGATGATTTTCCGTATTTAACTGAAACGGACATTCGCGCCTGTTTTGCTTATGCCGCCAACTGGAAAAAATCGCAGACGGTTGTTTACACGAATGAAACTCCTATTCGATCAGAACCTATCGCCGAACCTTGTAAATCTGCTGACGGATCTGTTTCCTAATTCCACTCATGTCCAGGATGCTGGATTAGATGCGGTAGAGGATGCCGAGTTATGGAATTACGCTCGTAATAATGATTATCTTATCGTATCAAAAGATGCAGACTTTAGGCATAGAAGCACTGTTTACGGGCCTCCGCCAAAAGTAATTTGGATCGGTTTAGGGAATTGTTCAACAAAGGCTGTGGAAAATAACTTGAGAGATCATTATTCGGATATCCAAACCTTTGCAAGAGATGCCCATCGGGGATTATTTGTGCTGCTGTGACCTGCTTAGACCTCAAGAAATATCGGTGAACTGGCTAAAGACTCTTTTTCATCCTTCTATTCTTCCATGTCCAGTTTTAACTCATAATCTGCCAAATTGGTTCTGCACCCTTAACACCTACAAGTTTCTGATCTAATCCGCTGTGGAAGTATGTGAGTCGATTCGGGTTAATTCCGAGTTGATGGAGGATTGTCGCGTGCAGATGCCTGACATGAAATGGATCTGTGACCGCCGCGCTACCGAGTTCGTCGGTCTCACCAACGCTGATCCCACCTTTGATCCCGCCGCCTGCCATCCACATTGTGAAGCCGTAAGAGTTATGGTCACGGCCTGTCCCCTTGGCGTACTCTGCTGTCGGTTGACGACCAAATTCACCGCCCCAGACAACGAGCGTTTCGTCAAGTAGCCCGCGTTGTTTGAGGTCCTTCAGCAGCCCGGCAATCGGTTTATCAGTCGCCTTGGCGTGTTTGTTGTGGTTTTTCTCTATGTCGTTGTGTGCGTCCCAATTATCGTCACCATGTGCACCACCGGAGTAAAGCTGAATAAACCTAACACCACGCTCAACCAACCGTCTCGCTAAAAGGCATTTCGTGCCAAATTCCTCTGTTTCCTTTTTGTTGATCCCGTAAAGTGCTTTAATGTGTTCCGGTTCGCTTTTCAAATCGACTGCTTCCGGTGCAGTAGACTGCATCTTGTATGCCAGTTCGTAACTCGAAATTCGAGCGGCGAGATCAGTGTTGTCGGTGCGTTTGGAGAGATGGGTTGTGTTAAATTGGCGCAAATAGTCGAGGAGTCTGCGCTGTTCACTTTCGCTCACGTCACTCGGACGCTCCAGATTCAGAATCGGGGCACCTTCCGAGCGGAAAACCGTGCCCTGATAAACGGCGGGCATATACCCACTACTCCAGTTTTTCGCGCCGCTGATGGGACCCCCTGTCCGGTCAAGCATTACAACGTATCCGGGTAGGTTTTCGTTTTCACTGCCAAGCCCGTAATTCACCCAAGATCCGAGCGACGGATGACCACTTAACACGCGACCCGCGTTCATCATCAGCATCGCTGAACCGTGCAGTGGTGAGTCTGCAGTCATTGACTTGATAAAGGCGATGTCATCAACGCAGGTTGCAACGTGTGGGAAAAGCCCTGAAACCCATTGTCCCGATTCGCCATGTTGTTTGAAATCCCACTTTGGACTGACGATACGTCCCTCCGATCTCTCACCGCCACGTCCTTTCGTTTTGACCTGAACGGTCTTGTCGTTGAGTTTGGACAGCGTCGGTTTGTAGTCGAAGGTATCAACGTGGCTTGGACCGCCATACATGAACAGGAAAATCACGCGTTTTGCCTTCGGCGTGAAGTGTGACGGTTTTGGCGTAAGTGGATTGAGATAGGGTGTCACACCGTCTGCCGCGACGGCTTGTGAATCGAGAAAACCATCAGCGGATAGAAGCCCAGTTAGCGCAAGCGATGCGAACCCACCCGCGATGTTGCCGATAAATTCTCGGCGGGTTTGACCACAGAAATCCCCTTTTGAATTTGTTTTTCTCTTTGTCTTAGGTAGATTGTCCATTACCGTATCTCCAATTTTAGTGTTTCTATTTTGTAGAAACGAAAACGGGTTGTATCAATCCAAAAAGATAAATTCATTTAGATTCAACGCCAATAACGCAAATCGGTCCAGTGCAACCTCTGGACTCACGCCTTCATGTTGTTGAAGTTCTTGCATGAAGGTTAATGCCTGTTGCACTTCAGATGACTCCGGTTCACGGCACAGCACAAGCCGAAGTCCAAATCGCACACGGTCTTCGACTGCCACACCACCTTCCCACCGCATCCTGTTGGCGAAAGCGAGGGCTTGGTCGTTGATAAACTTCCCGTTGAGCATCGTCAGCGATTGGGTCGGCACCGTTGTCGAAAAACGGACTGGGCATGTGGAATCGGTGTTTGCTTGATCGAATTGGTTCAGGATTGGGACGAGCAACGAGCGTTTAACCTTTACGTAAACGCTTCGGCGGTTTGCCTCCTCCGGTGGTGATTGCCCCCAAACATTCCTCGGTCTTGAAGATGTCGCCAACACTTCTTTCGGTAGTTCAGGGAAAATACTCGGTCCTCCCATTTTGAGGTTCAGTTTCCCAGTGATCCAGAGTACTGTATCCCGGATCTCTTCTGCAGTCAAGCGACGGATGTCGAATCGCCAAAAGAGATCATTGTTTGCGTCCTGTTGAGCGTATCGCGGATTGTTCTGTGCCGACATCCGATATGCGTTTGAGGTCATTATCAGTTTGTGCATCGCTTTTAACCGCCAACCGGTCGCGATGAATTCAGATGCCAGCCAGTCGAGAAGTTCGGGATGTGTCGGCGATGTGCCGAGTTGTCCGAAATCGTTTGTTGATCGGACAATCCCACGTCCGAAGTGGTGTTGCCAGATACGATTGACCATCACGCGTGCTGTTAGTGGGTTCTCAGCATTCGTCACCCACTCCGCGAGGATACGCCGTTTCCCAGATGACTTTGCGTCCTCTGGAACAGGCGGTATGTCTACAATAGGCGGATTCAACACTTCGGGAAATGCCGGTTTAACCTCACGTCCGACGAGGTGCGGATTGCCACGTCGCAAGATGTGCGTCGGTGTCTGCTTACTCTCTGAAACCGACAGAGCCTGATGGTCGTAAGGCACGCGCTGTCGCCGCCGTTGATCTCGCTGTTTTTTCAACTCCTTCTGTTGCTCTACTAACGCCTTCAACGATTCGTTTGTTTCAATAAGTTCCGCATGTGTTTTTAATAACTCATTAAAATTAATTGTAGCGTTTGTTGAGAGTGGCTGTTTCTCAAAACTCGACCCTGACCACGAAACAGTCAGCTGAGGTTTATCTATATCTTTGTTGAAGTATTCAAGACGAATCGACACCTCACCATTTGTGAGCGCAACTTCGACATCTCGTTCACCAATCAATTCGGCGACTCTATAACCATTGAGAATCAATCTACAGGTGCCTTGCAGATTAATATGGAATGTATAAGTCGCCTCTTCCGGTACCTGTAACGTTCCTTCAAAAACCAAACCGATGTCTTTTTTTCTGCTGGCAGGTGCGAGTGAGAATAGATTGCTAAACAATCTCCCTTCGGCAGTAGGTTCAAGGAGATCAAAATGATCAGGAAACTGCTCAAGGGTGTCTCGATAAAAGCGATATGTCAAATCACGCATCGGGGACACTGGCGCATCAGGTACTATCTCCTCTGAAATATTTTTAGCGAGTTCGATTTTGATGATTTCTTGTATCTCGAAGAGTTTATCTTGCGCTTCTTGTTCTGCGAGTCGCTTTTCAGCGAGTCGTTTATCTCGCACTGCTTGCTGCTCAGGCGTACCGATATCGGCGAGCGGTCCACGGTTGTTGGGCGTAATATCATGGAAAAACGCGAGCAAGCTGTAGTAATCCCGCGTTGAAATCGGATCGATTTTATGGTCGTGGCATCGGGCGCAACCGACTGTCATACCGAGCATCACCTGTCCTGTTGTTGAGACAATATCATCAAGATAATCATACCGCGCGAGTTTCCGATCAGCAGGACTATCGTCCCAAATACCAAGTCGGTGATATCCAGTCGCAATGATGGTCTCTGTGGTTACGGTATCAAGTTCATCACCTGCCAGCTGTTCCTTGATGAATTGATCGTACGGTTTGTCTGTGTTGAAGGCGTTGACAACGTAATCACGGTATCGCCATATATAGGGCTTATCTGAATCGTTTTCATAGCCGTTGGTTTCGGCATAACGGACAAGGTCGAGCCAGTGCCGTCCCCACTTCTCACCGTAGCGTGGCGACTTCAGGAGTTTATCAATGAGTTTTTCATAAGCGTCTGGGGATGTGTTGTTCAGGAACGCTTCCACGGCTTCTGGCGAGGGCGGTAATCCTGTGAGGTCGTAGTATACCCGACGGATCAGTGTCAGTTTGCTGGCGGGTGCGGCGGGGGTTAAATCGTGTGCCTCGAGTTTTGCGAGAATAAACGCGTCGATCGGATTGTTGATCCAATCCGATGCATTCACTGATGGCACTTGGGGTCGTTTCAGCGGACGATATGCCCAATAATCCGATGCAGTTTTAGATTTGGGTTGGACGTTGGTATCTTGAATCGGATAAGGGAGTCCTATGTTGATCCATTTCGCCAGAATCTCAAGAGAGGTGTCATCTAACCTCCCATCAGGTGGCATCTGTGCTGTTTCTTGACCGTAACCGACCATCTCAAGTAGGAAACTATCGGCAGGGCTTTCAAGCGACACCGCAGCACCATAATCTCCACCTTCCAGAATCTTTTCCCGACTCGTCAGTTGGAGTCCACCCTCTACTTTGGTTCCGCCACCGTGGCATTGGAAACAGTTCTGTTGAAGAATAGGCTTTACTTGAGAATTAAAAAATTCTACCTTCTCTGCGTTAGTCAGATCGCTCGCATAACAGAGATAGTGAGAAGTCAGGACGCACAGGAAAACGGTTGTAAGAAAACAGAAACGATGCGGATGTCGCATAGTCTTCTCCCTTCAAAAATAACGCTTCGGAACGCTGTACGCGAGCGAAAACCTTTTGAACCGTGATACATTGCCATCAATTCCAAAGAGATCAATTGCCTATTTGACGTGAATCCCACTTAAGGGTTTAGTGGGCTCACTTGTGTTCAACCCAACCTATGTTCCTATTGCTTTACAACGATGCTTCTGTTTCGCCCTTTTCCGCTGGTACGACAGAGATCCGCACCAGAAAAGCATTGGTGCTACCCTTTTCGCAGAACCAATTACCTGTCGCCCCTAACTTGAACCGTTGTCCACGAGCGAATGAGTGGCGGATTTGCCCTGTGTCGCCGGGCGGAATATCCCATGCAGAAGCGAGTGCTTCATCAGGAAATCCTTCCGTCGGTAATTCAGCGTCACCAGCAAACAGATCAAACGAGCCGACCGCCTCACCCGCACCGACCTGTATATCAATGATAAGCGTTCCGCCCTGTTCAAACGGCGTAGCGTCAATCTCAACAGGCGTATAATCCTGATAGCCGTCTCCCGGTCCACGGAAAACGTTCAAAAACGCCATCAACGCCTTACCTGAACTGATATCTAACTCTTGCATCGATTTTTCCCTATTCACGCTGGCGAGATTTACAGCCTCGCCTTTCGCAGCACCTGCTAACAGCGTTAAATATTTTTCTATCCGACTGTCACGACGGAGTTTGCTGTCTGGTTGGTGCATTATAATCTCACCTTCAGGGTTCAGCACCTGAATATCCACGGGGTAGACGTAATTATCTTTGAGCGTTTTGGCGAAGACGCTGGCGCGTTCCCCTTCTGAACCCTCTATCAATTCCGACAGATCGCGAAGGAGCACCGAAGTATTCACAAACTTCTCGTTGAGCGTTTGTATGATTTCTGGATTCGAGAGCGGACCCGCCCTCAAGTTTTTACCGTTCGCTCAGCAAGATTCATCGTCTAAGGGACCCCAGGTAAGAACTGCATGCATCGGACGCTGCGTTGCTTCCGATTCTGCGACTGCCTCCGTAAGCGGTAGCCAGTTAATTTTAGCGAACTTGTAGAACTTCAATTCCAATCTTCTGCGCGCTTCTTTGGATGTGATGGCATCCTCCCACTCGATGTCGTCTGGTGTTTTTGTCGGTGTAGCAAGGAGTTCCATACGCGGCACGAAGACCATATCAGCATGCCCAAAGTCATTGATGTCTACATTGCTATTGCGCGGCGGAAGCGCGAGCGAAAAGTCACAAATAGTACCAGTCTTCAGATTGATGCGTAATCCGCCAGTATATTGCGATGGGATAAAGCGGGCTAAATCTATTTGTCTCCCATCACTTCCGGGTTTCCAGTCCGGATTGGGACGAGTTGCCAAAGTAAACTCCGCATGAATTCGGAACGTGATGTCGGCGTAATCTGACGAAAGTGCGCGTAAGCAGGCGAACGCTCCCTTCTGCCCGTGGCGTAACTTCCCTGTAGCACCCGGGTGAAATTGGGAAAGAAACGGGATAACGCTATCCATATCCAGTTCCCATACGTCCCCTACCGTCACATTTGACGATGGGAGAAAGGCGTTGAAAGCCTCTCCGTTATATTCTCTGGTAGGTTCGTTTGGTGACAGATCAAAGAGCTCAGCGTTTTCTGGTTCTTTGTGTAGATTGTAAGTCGCATCGGCAATCGGATCCCAATGTGCATGGACTTGTAAAGATGCTGAACTTTTCAGTGCAGTGCTAAGGTCTACCATCAATTTTCTCTCCGTTGTATGATTTACTTATAAGCATTCTTGGATGCACTTTTTGCAGTTAAGTTTCACCTATGGTAAGGGTTCACCTTCATTGGCGGTCAACTCTGCATAAAGTTCCTGCAGCCGCGTTGTAACGGGACGGATGCCTTCGTCTCCGATTTTTCTGCCATCAACCTCTAAGACCGGACTTAGTTCACCCACAGTGCCGGTCGTAAAGACCTCGTCCGCTGTGTAAATCTCGGTCAATGAGACATTTCGTTCTGTGAGTGGGATACCCGCCTCGCGAGCGATGCGGATGACCATGCCCCGTGTAATCCCCGGCAGGCAGCTATCGGCATGCGGTGTCAGCACATGCCCGCGCTTTATGGCAAAGATATTCGTTGCGTTTGTTTCTGAAACGTACCCGTGGATGTCGAGCATAATCGCATCGTCCACGCCAGCGACATTCGCCTCAATCTTGGCGAGGATGTTATTGATTAGGTTGTTGTGATGAATCTTGGAGTCAACACACTGCGGTGGATTCCGTCGGATTGCTGAGGTGATTAAACGGACACCGCTGCTGGCATAAATAGGCGGTTTCCACTCCGCTATAACGATTAGGGTGGTGCCGTACTGATTGACGCGTGCGTCCATACTGGAGGTAACCTTTTTCCCGCGACTGAGCGTTAGGCGGATGTGCACACCGTCTCGCATACCGTTGGCTTCAAGCGTCTCAAAGATGGCTTTTTTGACATCGTCGCGTGTCGGGATGTTTGCGAATGCCATAGCGTGTGCAGAATCCATGAGCCGATCAAGATGCTCATCGAGCGCGAAGATTTTTCCGTTATAGACACGCAAGCCTTCCCATACACCGTCCCCACCTTGGACGAGGCTATCGAACACGGAGATCTTCGCGTCTTCACGCGGTAGGAGTTCACCGTTAACGTGGATTAAAATGTTTTCATTTCTTGAATCAGGTAATTGTGGTTTCATTTTTTAATTTTTCCTTGCGGTTCGTTCAAGTGGGTTGGAGGTTTTGACCTGGCTGTTCGTAAATCCGTCTTCCACTACGTTCCAGACTACGCGCTTGGTACTAATTTTGAGTACAGCATGCTTCAGGTTTCTTCTATGCATGAGAGGCATATTCACAATCATAATTTTTCCCTTAATAGCTGTCGGCAATTTAGCCATCAGCCGTCAGCAAGGAAGCCTTTCAGTTGCCAAGGGTTCCATTTCTTGCTGAAAGCCGATGGTTTGCGATAGTCATTCTTGCTGATTACTGATAGCCAATATTACCATGTATCGCGGACGCTCACACCTTCATCCGTTAGATAGGTTTTGATGTTATCAATCGTGAATTCGCCGTAGTGTGTAATAGAGGCGACGATTGCGGCATCGGCGTTGCTTTCAACAAAAACATCTCGTAGGTGCTGTGGGTTTCCTGCCCCCCCGGAGGCGATTACTGGCACCGGCACCAGATCCGCGATTGCACCTGTCAATTCGAGTTCATATCCGGCTTTTGTGCCATCTGCATCGATGCTATTGACGACAATTTCGCCTGCTCCCAAATCCACGCCTCGTGCTGACCACTCCAGTGCATCCCAACCGACGGGTGTTCTCCCACCGTCTATGTAAATTTCATAACCGCTTGGGATCTGATCGCTTTTCGGAACTTGCTTTACCTGCATACTTAACACGACACATTGACTGCCAAATGCTTGTGCGCCTTCTGCTATGATCTCAGGATTCCGCACGGCACCGGAATCTATGCTCACCTTCTCTGCACCCGCGAGTAGAACACGACGCATGTCCTCAAGCGTCCGCAACC
Proteins encoded in this region:
- the ilvE gene encoding branched-chain-amino-acid transaminase — its product is MKPQLPDSRNENILIHVNGELLPREDAKISVFDSLVQGGDGVWEGLRVYNGKIFALDEHLDRLMDSAHAMAFANIPTRDDVKKAIFETLEANGMRDGVHIRLTLSRGKKVTSSMDARVNQYGTTLIVIAEWKPPIYASSGVRLITSAIRRNPPQCVDSKIHHNNLINNILAKIEANVAGVDDAIMLDIHGYVSETNATNIFAIKRGHVLTPHADSCLPGITRGMVIRIAREAGIPLTERNVSLTEIYTADEVFTTGTVGELSPVLEVDGRKIGDEGIRPVTTRLQELYAELTANEGEPLP
- the hisF gene encoding imidazole glycerol phosphate synthase subunit HisF, which codes for MLTKRIIPCLDVRDGKVTKGIAFQGNVDVGDPVEMARFYYEGGADELVFYDITASNERRDIMIDVVSAVAAEIFIPFSVGGGLRTLEDMRRVLLAGAEKVSIDSGAVRNPEIIAEGAQAFGSQCVVLSMQVKQVPKSDQIPSGYEIYIDGGRTPVGWDALEWSARGVDLGAGEIVVNSIDADGTKAGYELELTGAIADLVPVPVIASGGAGNPQHLRDVFVESNADAAIVASITHYGEFTIDNIKTYLTDEGVSVRDTW